In the genome of Arctopsyche grandis isolate Sample6627 chromosome 13, ASM5162203v2, whole genome shotgun sequence, the window atgaaatcaaaatatcgatcaatacaagcattctTCAAAATATCACCAAGTCGTTGATCGAAATTAGATATTACGCCTATTTTAATGCCAGtgcgttttaaaatattcagtACACCTTCGCAACCTTCGCATAGAATCCATTCATTTCCCGTTCTATACAATTGTATGAGATTGGTCGCTAATGAATCCAGGGCTCTTTTGTCGTTTACATCATCTTCAAAAGTCTTTTTTATGACTAATGTCCACCATTGCTCCCAACCGACcgtattttttccaaaatttggaTACACTTGAGACGTTTGTTGATAGCTTGATTTAAATTTCTTAGATACTCTGGTACTGTCTACTGAAATCCCGTAGGACGTTGCG includes:
- the LOC143921026 gene encoding rhythmically expressed gene 2 protein-like; the encoded protein is MSMKTIKLVTFDVTRTLLQFRIPPGSRYAEIATSYGISVDSTRVSKKFKSSYQQTSQVYPNFGKNTVGWEQWWTLVIKKTFEDDVNDKRALDSLATNLIQLYRTGNEWILCEGCEGVLNILKRTGIKIGVISNFDQRLGDILKNACIDRYFDFIVGSYDADCMKPDSKIFQQALTASKLSGIVSKECLHIGDDIKNDYVGATSAGWNAILVSNKPSQNEKIDRNHVFNSLNDLCEFFMKNENIFIK